From the genome of Polyangiaceae bacterium, one region includes:
- a CDS encoding fused MFS/spermidine synthase, which produces MTNAQPDRRTIAVVSLLFFLSGATALTAEVVLNKLLTYVFGSSHLSTSTVLAAYMAGLSAGAWLFGRRAHERARPVLAYAILEFAVGVFYALLPLVFGPFQRLGISLAAPLADAPVSLTAVRFVLSFALVFAPTLMMGDTSDAFGCISAWPGDRKNLPLLYAVNTLGAASGVLLASYAVVPAIGLDGALYACAAVNFVVALISVVLSRRIGPIPRDAVNTASSSDTAADAMPSTWTLRPRVALGLAFAQGALAFVLEVVWFHLIGTVIGVTTYAFALMLFSILLGIGLGSLLLPFVARKTRLPSASIFVWAMMLAAFGVAFSLGGWDEFSSIIDFTPSLEEPGHFFAREAVRLAFCLVLLLPTTLALGMSLPALAAATREDDGRHGAWVGRFCIEYARHDYRITHLRIRASRTISVGSHSIIWCSARGWSCCGCIHFRAEFAYRTNAFSH; this is translated from the coding sequence ATGACGAACGCTCAACCGGACCGTCGCACGATCGCTGTCGTATCGCTCTTGTTTTTTCTTTCAGGTGCGACGGCGCTCACAGCCGAGGTCGTGCTGAACAAGCTCCTCACCTATGTTTTCGGTTCGAGTCATCTGTCGACGTCGACCGTGCTTGCGGCATACATGGCGGGGCTTTCTGCTGGCGCTTGGTTATTCGGCCGCCGGGCGCACGAGCGGGCGCGCCCCGTGCTGGCTTACGCGATTCTCGAATTTGCCGTCGGCGTTTTTTATGCCCTTCTGCCGCTGGTGTTTGGACCGTTTCAGCGCCTTGGCATATCGCTCGCAGCTCCGCTCGCGGACGCACCCGTGTCGCTCACCGCAGTTCGGTTTGTCCTTTCGTTTGCCCTCGTATTCGCACCAACGCTCATGATGGGGGACACTTCCGACGCTTTTGGCTGCATTTCGGCGTGGCCAGGCGATCGAAAAAACCTTCCGCTTCTCTATGCCGTCAATACGCTCGGAGCCGCATCAGGCGTTCTCTTGGCAAGTTACGCGGTCGTTCCCGCAATCGGCCTCGACGGAGCACTTTACGCATGCGCCGCAGTAAACTTCGTCGTTGCATTGATCAGCGTGGTCCTTTCGCGACGCATTGGACCAATTCCGCGAGATGCCGTAAATACCGCATCTTCTTCCGACACGGCCGCGGACGCAATGCCCAGCACCTGGACGTTGCGGCCGCGCGTGGCGCTCGGGCTCGCATTCGCGCAGGGAGCGCTCGCATTCGTGCTCGAAGTGGTGTGGTTTCATTTGATCGGCACAGTCATTGGCGTGACGACCTATGCGTTTGCGCTGATGCTTTTCTCCATTTTGCTCGGCATAGGACTCGGTAGCCTGCTCCTTCCGTTCGTTGCGAGAAAAACGCGCCTGCCCTCGGCATCCATTTTCGTTTGGGCCATGATGCTCGCCGCGTTTGGAGTCGCCTTTTCGCTCGGCGGATGGGACGAATTTTCGAGCATCATCGATTTCACGCCATCCCTCGAGGAACCCGGCCATTTTTTCGCGCGTGAAGCAGTTCGTCTCGCGTTTTGTCTCGTGCTCCTTTTGCCTACGACCCTTGCGCTCGGCATGTCACTTCCGGCGCTCGCTGCTGCCACGCGTGAAGACGACGGACGACACGGTGCGTGGGTGGGTCGTTTTTGCATCGAATACGCTCGGCACGATTACCGGATCACTCACCTGCGGATTCGTGCTTCTCGGACGATTTCCGTCGGATCGCATTCTATCATTTGGTGCAGTGCTCGCGGTTGGTCTTGCTGCGGCTGCATTCATTTCCGGGCTGAATTCGCATACAGGACGAACGCCTTCTCGCACTGA